The Lonchura striata isolate bLonStr1 chromosome 5, bLonStr1.mat, whole genome shotgun sequence genome window below encodes:
- the LOC110482579 gene encoding solute carrier organic anion transporter family member 1C1 isoform X2, with protein sequence MDRPMTAGQLKEKSMFQDSDGSSAPAKTVCHNCSKLKIFLGALAFSFFAKGFSGSYMKSMSSQIERRFEISSSIVGIIDGSFEIGNLMVMVLVSYLGPRVHRPKIIAVGCLIMAVGAFLSVMPQFLMGRYNYERITVSVDNSTSVSACSPGAEGPPATDATETRSTVINAGCEKTTNSYLWLFVLVGNLLRGIGEAPIMPLGVSYIDDFSKEENSAFYIGLVRSSGMFGPTLGFLLGSFCASLWVDVGVVDIDAISINPKDIRWVGAWWLGLIICGAVNFIASLPFWFLPYSLPKEGENENLKIGHLSVQGDPCKIDPPAQPQLKFSEAAKDFFPALKKLFGNPVFAVFIFLTILQYNSLVGIITYETKFMEQQFNVSVAKAIFLIGVILLPVTILGMFLGGFLIKKFKLHITEMAKFACITFIVAYLLNLLYFTCSCEVLQVAGLTAPYSGMKHLSSSKHIYMASCNAECSCKVDQWDPVCGDNGITYMTACFAGCKSSSGTGRNMVFHNCSCVEGQGLGLGNSSAVLGQCQRESCTKAFPYFLALQTACAFILALGGTPTYMIMFRSVSPDLKSFAVGIETLGGRILGGLPAPIYFGALIDETCLKWGTKSCGGSGSCRVYDTKEFRNVYLGLIAGLRAGCCLLYIVLSALIMKRFKPDGKEMTDSKNAERSTSKEPDTANKREILPGSRTSEDSEETYM encoded by the exons ATGGACAGACCAATGACTGCTGGCCAGCTTAAAGAGAAATCAATGTTCCAGGACAGTGATGGCAGTTCAGCTCCTGCCAAGACTGTGTGCCATAATTGTTCAAAGCTAAAG atATTTCTTGGAGCTctagctttttccttttttgccaAAGGATTTTCTGGAAGCTACATGAAGAGCATGTCCAGTCAAATTGAAAGGAGATTTGAAATCTCATCATCGATTGTTGGCATTATTGATGGCAGCTTTGAGATAG GTAACTTAATGGTGATGGTGCTGGTCAGCTACCTTGGACCAAGAGTTCATAGGCCAAAAATAATTGCTGTTGGGTGTCTCATCATGGCTGTAGGAGCTTTTTTGTCAGTGATGCCTCAGTTCCTAATGGGACG TTACAATTATGAAAGGATAACTGTTAGTGTGGACAACTCCACGAGTGTGTCAGCTTGCTCCCCAGGGGCTGAGGGCCCTCCAGCCACAGACGCTACAGAAACACGCAGCACAGTGATAAATGCTG GATGTGAGAAAACAACAAATTCCTATCTGTGGCTTTTTGTGTTGGTGGGGAACCTTCTACGTGGAATTGGGGAAGCACCAATTATGCCTCTGGGAGTTTCATATATTGATGATTTTTCTAAAGAAGAAAACTCGGCATTTTACATAG gcCTGGTGAGATCCTCGGGCATGTTTGGGCCAACGCTGGGCTTCCTGCTGGGCTCCTTCTGCGCCAGCCTCTGGGTTGACGTCGGCGTTGTGGACATCG ACGCCATCAGCATAAATCCTAAAGACATCCGTTGGGTTGGTGCCTGGTGGCTTGGATTGATTATCTGTGGAGCAGTCAACTTCATTGCTTCATTGCCTTTCTGGTTTTTGCCCTATTCCTTACCAAAAGAAGGAGAGAATGAAAACTTGAAGATTGGTCACTTGTCTGTTCAAGGAGATCCCTGTAAAATAGACCCACCAGCTCAGCCACAGCTGAAGTTCTCAGAGGCAGCTAAAG ATTTCTTCCCAGCACTCAAAAAGCTGTTTGGAAATCCAGTTTTTGCGGTGTTCATCTTCCTGACTATTCTGCAGTACAATTCCCTTGTTGGGATAATAACCTATGAGACAAAGTTTATGGAGCAGCAATTTAATGTATCAGTGGCAAAAGCCATCTTTCTAATTG GTGTGATACTTCTACCTGTCACAATCCTGGGCATGTTTCTAGGAGGCTTCCTGATCAAGAAATTCAAGCTTCACATAACTGAAATGGCCAAGTTTGCATGCATCACCTTTATAGTGGCATATTTGCTCAACCTCTTGTACTTCACGTGCAGCTGCGAGGTGCTGCAGGTGGCCGGTCTGACAGCGCCCTACTCTGG AATGAAGCACCTTTCCTCCAGCAAGCACATCTACATGGCCAGCTGCAACGCTGAGTGCAGCTGCAAGGTGGACCAGTGGGACCCTGTCTGTGGGGATAATGGGATCACATACATGACAGCCTGCTTTGCAGGGTGTAAATCATCATCTGGGACAGGAAGGAATATG GTGTTTCACAATTGCAGCTGTGTGGAAGGACAAGGGCTCGGGCTTGGCAATTCCTCTGCAGTTCTGGGACAATGCCAAAGAGAAAGCTGTACCAAAGCCTTTCCCTATTTTTTAGCATTACAGACTGCATGTGCATTTATTTTAGCCTTAGGAGGCACTCCTACATACATGATTATGTTTAG ATCTGTTTCTCCAGACCTGAAATCCTTTGCTGTTGGGATAGAAACTTTGGGTGGTAGAATATTAG GGGGACTCCCAGCCCCTATTTATTTTGGGGCCTTGATAGACGAGACCTGCTTGAAATGGGGGACAAAAAGCTGTGGGGGATCGGGATCCTGCCGAGTGTACGACACAAAAGAATTCAG gAATGTCTATCTTGGCCTTATTGCAGGACTACGGGCAGGATGCTGTCTCTTGTACATAGTGCTCTCTGCTTTAATAATGAAACGCTTCAAACCAgatggcaaagagatgacagatagtaaaaatgcagaaagatCAACCAGCAAAGAACCAGATACTGCCAACAAAagagaaattcttcctggtTCAAGAACCTCAGAGGACAGCGAGGAAActtatatgtaa
- the LOC110482579 gene encoding solute carrier organic anion transporter family member 1C1 isoform X1 produces MDRPMTAGQLKEKSMFQDSDGSSAPAKTVCHNCSKLKIFLGALAFSFFAKGFSGSYMKSMSSQIERRFEISSSIVGIIDGSFEIGMCSLKADKFFSVTFTPKRNLYFVLALSPVDAGNLMVMVLVSYLGPRVHRPKIIAVGCLIMAVGAFLSVMPQFLMGRYNYERITVSVDNSTSVSACSPGAEGPPATDATETRSTVINAGCEKTTNSYLWLFVLVGNLLRGIGEAPIMPLGVSYIDDFSKEENSAFYIGLVRSSGMFGPTLGFLLGSFCASLWVDVGVVDIDAISINPKDIRWVGAWWLGLIICGAVNFIASLPFWFLPYSLPKEGENENLKIGHLSVQGDPCKIDPPAQPQLKFSEAAKDFFPALKKLFGNPVFAVFIFLTILQYNSLVGIITYETKFMEQQFNVSVAKAIFLIGVILLPVTILGMFLGGFLIKKFKLHITEMAKFACITFIVAYLLNLLYFTCSCEVLQVAGLTAPYSGMKHLSSSKHIYMASCNAECSCKVDQWDPVCGDNGITYMTACFAGCKSSSGTGRNMVFHNCSCVEGQGLGLGNSSAVLGQCQRESCTKAFPYFLALQTACAFILALGGTPTYMIMFRSVSPDLKSFAVGIETLGGRILGGLPAPIYFGALIDETCLKWGTKSCGGSGSCRVYDTKEFRNVYLGLIAGLRAGCCLLYIVLSALIMKRFKPDGKEMTDSKNAERSTSKEPDTANKREILPGSRTSEDSEETYM; encoded by the exons ATGGACAGACCAATGACTGCTGGCCAGCTTAAAGAGAAATCAATGTTCCAGGACAGTGATGGCAGTTCAGCTCCTGCCAAGACTGTGTGCCATAATTGTTCAAAGCTAAAG atATTTCTTGGAGCTctagctttttccttttttgccaAAGGATTTTCTGGAAGCTACATGAAGAGCATGTCCAGTCAAATTGAAAGGAGATTTGAAATCTCATCATCGATTGTTGGCATTATTGATGGCAGCTTTGAGATAGGTATGTGTTCTTTGAAAGCAGATAAGTTCTTCTCAGTAACTTTCACTCCAAAAAGAAATCTGTATTTTGTGCTTGCTCTCTCTCCTGTTGATGCAGGTAACTTAATGGTGATGGTGCTGGTCAGCTACCTTGGACCAAGAGTTCATAGGCCAAAAATAATTGCTGTTGGGTGTCTCATCATGGCTGTAGGAGCTTTTTTGTCAGTGATGCCTCAGTTCCTAATGGGACG TTACAATTATGAAAGGATAACTGTTAGTGTGGACAACTCCACGAGTGTGTCAGCTTGCTCCCCAGGGGCTGAGGGCCCTCCAGCCACAGACGCTACAGAAACACGCAGCACAGTGATAAATGCTG GATGTGAGAAAACAACAAATTCCTATCTGTGGCTTTTTGTGTTGGTGGGGAACCTTCTACGTGGAATTGGGGAAGCACCAATTATGCCTCTGGGAGTTTCATATATTGATGATTTTTCTAAAGAAGAAAACTCGGCATTTTACATAG gcCTGGTGAGATCCTCGGGCATGTTTGGGCCAACGCTGGGCTTCCTGCTGGGCTCCTTCTGCGCCAGCCTCTGGGTTGACGTCGGCGTTGTGGACATCG ACGCCATCAGCATAAATCCTAAAGACATCCGTTGGGTTGGTGCCTGGTGGCTTGGATTGATTATCTGTGGAGCAGTCAACTTCATTGCTTCATTGCCTTTCTGGTTTTTGCCCTATTCCTTACCAAAAGAAGGAGAGAATGAAAACTTGAAGATTGGTCACTTGTCTGTTCAAGGAGATCCCTGTAAAATAGACCCACCAGCTCAGCCACAGCTGAAGTTCTCAGAGGCAGCTAAAG ATTTCTTCCCAGCACTCAAAAAGCTGTTTGGAAATCCAGTTTTTGCGGTGTTCATCTTCCTGACTATTCTGCAGTACAATTCCCTTGTTGGGATAATAACCTATGAGACAAAGTTTATGGAGCAGCAATTTAATGTATCAGTGGCAAAAGCCATCTTTCTAATTG GTGTGATACTTCTACCTGTCACAATCCTGGGCATGTTTCTAGGAGGCTTCCTGATCAAGAAATTCAAGCTTCACATAACTGAAATGGCCAAGTTTGCATGCATCACCTTTATAGTGGCATATTTGCTCAACCTCTTGTACTTCACGTGCAGCTGCGAGGTGCTGCAGGTGGCCGGTCTGACAGCGCCCTACTCTGG AATGAAGCACCTTTCCTCCAGCAAGCACATCTACATGGCCAGCTGCAACGCTGAGTGCAGCTGCAAGGTGGACCAGTGGGACCCTGTCTGTGGGGATAATGGGATCACATACATGACAGCCTGCTTTGCAGGGTGTAAATCATCATCTGGGACAGGAAGGAATATG GTGTTTCACAATTGCAGCTGTGTGGAAGGACAAGGGCTCGGGCTTGGCAATTCCTCTGCAGTTCTGGGACAATGCCAAAGAGAAAGCTGTACCAAAGCCTTTCCCTATTTTTTAGCATTACAGACTGCATGTGCATTTATTTTAGCCTTAGGAGGCACTCCTACATACATGATTATGTTTAG ATCTGTTTCTCCAGACCTGAAATCCTTTGCTGTTGGGATAGAAACTTTGGGTGGTAGAATATTAG GGGGACTCCCAGCCCCTATTTATTTTGGGGCCTTGATAGACGAGACCTGCTTGAAATGGGGGACAAAAAGCTGTGGGGGATCGGGATCCTGCCGAGTGTACGACACAAAAGAATTCAG gAATGTCTATCTTGGCCTTATTGCAGGACTACGGGCAGGATGCTGTCTCTTGTACATAGTGCTCTCTGCTTTAATAATGAAACGCTTCAAACCAgatggcaaagagatgacagatagtaaaaatgcagaaagatCAACCAGCAAAGAACCAGATACTGCCAACAAAagagaaattcttcctggtTCAAGAACCTCAGAGGACAGCGAGGAAActtatatgtaa